CGGAGCGAAGCAACGGCCATAGGCTGCGGCCGTCGATACTCCCCAGCTCGGCGCGGCCGCCGACGAGCTCGAGGAGTGTGGGGAAGATGTCGATGTGGCGGACTTGCGTCCCGATCGTCCCCGGCTTCCAGCCTCCCGCGCCCCAGAGGACGAGGAACGAGCCGATCTGCTCGGCATGGAGGCTCGTGCCGTGGCCCATGCCGCCGTGATCGCCGAACTCCTCTCCATGGTCGGCGGTGACGAGGACGATGGTGTCTTGGATGACCGCGCTGGCCCGCAGGCTCTCCAGCAGCGCGGCCAGCAGGGCGTCGAGGTTGCGGAGCTGTTCGTCGTAGAGCGCCTCGGCGTAGGCCAGGTCGGTCGGGGTCAGGGCCTCGAGGAAGCCCATGGCGTAGACGGGCGGACCGTGGAGCGGCGCGAAGCGACCCCGGCTCGTCTCGGGGTGAAAGTAAGGCGCATGGGCGTCCATGTAGTGAAGGTAGGCGAAGAACGGCCGTCCGGTGGGCCGTTCGTCCAGATAACGAGAGAAGGCTTGATTGAGGTGGCGCCCGTCCCAGGAGGGGATGAATTCATACCGGTCGTAGCCCCGGCCAAAGCCGTTGGCGGGATCGAGCCAGGGGTTGGCCGAAAGCCCCCAGGCGGCGTAGCCGCGGGCGCGGAGGATCTCGGCCAGCGGGCGAAGCCGGGCGTCGAGGGAAGGCGAGGCCTCGGGGTGGTTCGGGTCGAAGGACTGGGTGCGGCCGTAGAACTGGATGCCGTGGCGGAAGGGGTTAAGGCCCGTCAGGATCGAGGCCACGGCCGGGGCGGTCTGGGAAGACTGGGCGACGACGTCGGAGAAGACGACCCCGTCGCGGGCCAAGCGGGAGAGGGCGGGCGACGTATCGCGGGCATAGCCGAACAGGCCGAGGTGGTCGCGCCGGACGGAGTCGAGGACGACGAGGACGATGTTGGGGAGCTTTTTGGTCTTAGCGGCGGCGGCGCTTCCGGCGGTGAGAACAACCAGCAGAAGGCCCGCCGCAATGAGACGGAGAGAGACGGCTCGAATGATAAGGCGCAATCTCTCTTTGGTGAGCGTCGGCATGTCCAGCTCGAGGGGGCGGATTGATTTTCCAGCATTAGGCGGATTAGATCAAGCGAGCGAGGGGTCAGGTCTTAACTCTTAACAGATTTGACCCGGCCTGGCACTGCGGGGTCAGGCCTCGCCAAAAGCGTTAAGAGTTAAGACCTGACCCCTTCAACGTTATGACAAAACCCAGCTCGCCGGCAAATAGTCGATCATTCAGCTTTGCCAACAACCCGGCCCAGCGTCTCCGACGGTACCGGGGATGGTGCGTGAGAGCACCGAGGAATTTGGCCCCGTCGTTGGTGTAGCCGAAACCGAACATATGGACGATTTTAAAAGGGGCGAGAATCTCGAGCCAGGCCTTCTTCGTCCAAAGCCTCTCGTCCCCGAAATCCTTCTTTTTATAGTTGGCACCGGGGACGGAAAAAACGACGCAGGGCGCCACCCGAAGCTGCTCCTGCAAGGCCCTCCGGATCTCCGTCTCAGGGAAATGCTCCATGACCCCCTGGTGGAAGGCGAAATCGAAGCTTCCGGACTCGAAGTCCAAACGAAACAAGTCCATCGTCCGGAATTTCGCCGAGCCGCCGAACCTTTGGTTGAGCCTGACTGCCTCGGCGATGATGTCCGGATCGCGATCGATGGCGGTAATGTCGCGCCTTTGATGGGAAAGGTAGAGGGCCGCCCAGCCCGTCCCGGTCCCGATTTCCAGGCCTCTGGGTCCGGGGGCAAAAGCCTCGATCATATCGAGATACTTTTTATAGTGGGTGGAAACCTGGATGAGCCTGGCTAAATCAAAGTCGCTTTTTTGGTAGAAATCCGACCACGTGGCCGGAGCGGGCCCGGAAGATTCTTCCCTGCTGTCTGCATCACCCATGGCACAGGGAGAATATTTCTGGTTCGCATGGATGTCAAGAAATCCGATTAAATCGAGAACCAAGGCCGAACGGAAATGCCTTCGCGGATTGCCGTGTCGTCACCCCCATAGATCAACAAGGCTCGATGATTGGGGTTGCCGGATCTCCGGTTCCACCAGCGAAGCCCAGCCATCATGTCGCCCGTCACCGTCGCCCCCGACTTGATCTCGATCGGGGTCAGATCATCCCCTTCCTCCACAATGAGATCCACTTCGTGGCCGGTGCTGTCCCGCCAGAAGTAGAGGGGCGGCGTCCTCCGATGATGGTGATAGGCCTTGGCGATCTCCGCGACGACAAAATTCTCAAAAAGAGCGCCCCGCAAAGGATGCGCCTCCAAATGATCCCGCGAACGGATACGCAGCAGCTGGCAGGCCAATCCGGTGTCGTAGAAATACAGCTTGGGGCTCTTGATGAGCCGCTTGCCGAAATTTCGATGGTGCGGCGAGAGAGTGAAGAGTATGAAGCTCGTCTGCAGGACCGACAGCCAACGGCGGGCGGTATCCACCGAAACCCCGGCGTCGGAAGCCAGCGATGAGGCGTTGACGATCTGCCCCAAGCGGCCGGCGGCCAAGCCCAGGAATCTCTCGAATCGATCGAGGTCGCCGATATTGACCAGGCTCCGGATGTCCCTCTCGATATACGTTTGGACGTAATCCGCCAGCCAGACCTCGGGAGGGATTTTGCGGTCATGAATCCGCGGATAGAAACCGGTCCGAATCGTCTCCCAGAGCTCGGGGTGCGGGCCGAGGTTCGAGAAGAGAACTCGGGGGTCATCAGGCTCGGCCTGGATCCGCCCATCCAGCTCGGCCCGTGAAAACGGGAGCAGATGAAGGACGCCGCCGCGCCCGGCCAGTGATTGCGAGACTTCCTTCATTAAAAGAAAATGGTGGGAGCCGGTCAGGACGAAGCGTCCCGGAGCGGCATCGTGGTCGACCGTGGTCTGCAAGGAAGAGAACAGTTCGGGGACGCGCTGGGCCTCGTCGAGAATGGCGGGCCCCGGATGGCGGGCGAGGAAGCCTTTGGGGTCCTCCCGGGCGAAGGCACGGGCCTCGGCATCCTCCAGCGATACGTACTCGTGGGCAGGGAAGGCGGCCTTGGCCAGCGTGGTTTTCCCGGACTGTCGCGGGCCGGTTAGGACGACGAGGGGGTAATACCCGGCATCGCGGAGAAGATAGGGATGAAGAATTCGTTTGATCATTAAGCTTCCGGGCTAATATACGATTTAATAGTCAATATGTCAATGTGTTTAATTAATGCAATAAATATATGTATATTTTTTTATGCAAATGAAGCTTTTTTGGGCCTAAGAAAGAC
The sequence above is a segment of the Candidatus Aminicenantes bacterium genome. Coding sequences within it:
- a CDS encoding sulfatase — its product is MPTLTKERLRLIIRAVSLRLIAAGLLLVVLTAGSAAAAKTKKLPNIVLVVLDSVRRDHLGLFGYARDTSPALSRLARDGVVFSDVVAQSSQTAPAVASILTGLNPFRHGIQFYGRTQSFDPNHPEASPSLDARLRPLAEILRARGYAAWGLSANPWLDPANGFGRGYDRYEFIPSWDGRHLNQAFSRYLDERPTGRPFFAYLHYMDAHAPYFHPETSRGRFAPLHGPPVYAMGFLEALTPTDLAYAEALYDEQLRNLDALLAALLESLRASAVIQDTIVLVTADHGEEFGDHGGMGHGTSLHAEQIGSFLVLWGAGGWKPGTIGTQVRHIDIFPTLLELVGGRAELGSIDGRSLWPLLRSESGGSDVRIGSEAAGPAREPGASLRPSPTVSELGDEKAAFAGGFKYIRNIWTGEEGLYRTDHDPAENENLADSDPARLAALRNAWRSVFGDGSPAPSVSSSRKTLTEAEVRRLESLGYLAGRSAARSAAAVPSRAPFTSRLAFDPPPQNPLQLVFGWKGQAPPAGERARTGRRVGPHVRFLLARGSAASRTIVIEGWWEGPLSGAEDPAPPRIRLELEGKPLGEAALRRPGAFRLEFGLPEGMGLTRPLPFALFGTHPLILFEIRS
- a CDS encoding class I SAM-dependent methyltransferase; this encodes MGDADSREESSGPAPATWSDFYQKSDFDLARLIQVSTHYKKYLDMIEAFAPGPRGLEIGTGTGWAALYLSHQRRDITAIDRDPDIIAEAVRLNQRFGGSAKFRTMDLFRLDFESGSFDFAFHQGVMEHFPETEIRRALQEQLRVAPCVVFSVPGANYKKKDFGDERLWTKKAWLEILAPFKIVHMFGFGYTNDGAKFLGALTHHPRYRRRRWAGLLAKLNDRLFAGELGFVITLKGSGLNS
- a CDS encoding ATP-binding protein, whose protein sequence is MIKRILHPYLLRDAGYYPLVVLTGPRQSGKTTLAKAAFPAHEYVSLEDAEARAFAREDPKGFLARHPGPAILDEAQRVPELFSSLQTTVDHDAAPGRFVLTGSHHFLLMKEVSQSLAGRGGVLHLLPFSRAELDGRIQAEPDDPRVLFSNLGPHPELWETIRTGFYPRIHDRKIPPEVWLADYVQTYIERDIRSLVNIGDLDRFERFLGLAAGRLGQIVNASSLASDAGVSVDTARRWLSVLQTSFILFTLSPHHRNFGKRLIKSPKLYFYDTGLACQLLRIRSRDHLEAHPLRGALFENFVVAEIAKAYHHHRRTPPLYFWRDSTGHEVDLIVEEGDDLTPIEIKSGATVTGDMMAGLRWWNRRSGNPNHRALLIYGGDDTAIREGISVRPWFSI